Proteins encoded within one genomic window of Triticum aestivum cultivar Chinese Spring chromosome 2D, IWGSC CS RefSeq v2.1, whole genome shotgun sequence:
- the LOC123049723 gene encoding cytochrome P450 87A3, which translates to MEDYSQVPFASLCGLAVIVAGWLAHCVYKWTNPACSTGRLPPGSMGLPLVGETFQFFKPSPSLDVPVFYKERLKRYGPVFKTSLVGQPVVVSMDAEVNRIIFQQEGKLFRSWYPDTTNNIFGKESIASYDGSFHKYIRSFASRLFGLESLRDVLLAEMDRNVKHSLAAWAAEPAIEVKDAVANMVFDLTAKKLIGFGPEKSRKLRKNFDAFFQGLVSFPLYFPGTTFYRCIQGRKNVQKVLKDLLKERLSAPEKRHGDFLDEVVNELQSGRGVVDEKFAVDLMAALLFASFATVSSSLTVAMKFLSGHPNVVESLKEEHEAILKKREDGRSGITWEEYKSMTFTAQVTNEIARLSNVAPGIFRKTLTDVQMKGYTIPAGWLVMISPMAVHLNPELFKDPLTFNPWRWQDESKKSTLLKNFMPFGGGIKLCVGAEFSRIQIALFLHALVTKYRWKEIKGGEVQRVSEIVFPKGYHIQIIPREG; encoded by the exons ATGGAAGACTACTCGCAGGTGCCCTTTGCATCCCTCTGCGGCCTTGCCGTCATCGTAGCAGGGTGGCTCGCGCACTGCGTGTACAAGTGGACGAACCCGGCGTGCAGCACCGGGAGGCTCCCTCCAGGCTCCATGGGCCTCCCTCTCGTCGGCGAGACCTTCCAGTTCTTCAAGCCAAGCCCATCCCTCGACGTGCCGGTCTTCTACAAGGAAAGACTGAAAAG GTACGGGCCGGTGTTCAAGACGAGCCTGGtggggcagccggtggtggtgtCCATGGACGCGGAGGTGAACCGCATCATCTTCCAGCAGGAGGGCAAGCTGTTCCGGAGCTGGTACCCGGACACCACCAACAACATCTTCGGCAAGGAGAGCATCGCCTCCTACGACGGCTCCTTCCACAAGTACATACGCAGCTTCGCGTCCAGGCTCTTCGGCCTGGAGAGCCTCAGGGACGTGCTCCTCGCCGAGATGGACCGCAACGTGAAGCACAGCCTCGCGGCGTGGGCCGCGGAGCCTGCCATCGAGGTCAAGGACGCCGTGGCCAAC ATGGTCTTTGACCTCACGGCCAAGAAGCTGATTGGGTTCGGTCCCGAGAAGTCTAGGAAACTCAGGAAGAACTTCGATGCCTTCTTCCAGGGGTTGGTTTCCTTCCCGCTGTATTTCCCTGGGACAACATTCTACAGATGCATACAG GGAAGGAAAAATGTGCAGAAGGTGCTCAAGGACCTACTGAAAGAAAGGCTCAGCGCACCTGAAAAGCGACACGGTGATTTCCTCGACGAGGTGGTGAACGAGCTACAGAGTGGAAGGGGAGTGGTAGACGAGAAGTTCGCTGTAGACTTGATGGCCGCCCTCTTGTTCGCCAGCTTTGCAACGGTATCGTCATCGCTCACGGTCGCTATGAAGTTCCTCAGCGGCCACCCGAATGTAGTGGAGTCACTCAAG GAGGAGCATGAAGCAATTCTGAAGAAAAGAGAAGATGGCAGGTCCGGGATCACATGGGAAGAGTACAAGTCCATGACTTTCACTGCTCAG GTTACCAATGAGATAGCTCGCCTCAGTAACGTGGCCCCTGGAATATTCAGGAAAACACTAACGGACGTGCAAATGAAAG GATACACTATTCCGGCCGGCTGGCTGGTGATGATCAGCCCCATGGCTGTCCATCTGAACCCAGAGTTGTTCAAAGATCCGTTGACATTTAACCCATGGAGGTGGCAG GATGAGTCGAAGAAGAGCACCCTGCTGAAGAACTTCATGCCATTCGGAGGGGGCATAAAGCTCTGTGTGGGAGCAGAGTTCAGCAGGATTCAGATCGCACTCTTCCTTCACGCCTTGGTGACAAAGTACAG ATGGAAGGAGATAAAAGGTGGCGAAGTACAACGCGTATCGGAGATCGTGTTTCCGAAGGGCTATCACATCCAGATAATCCCTAGGGAGGGATAA